In the genome of Anas acuta unplaced genomic scaffold, bAnaAcu1.1 SCAFFOLD_235, whole genome shotgun sequence, one region contains:
- the OPN1SW gene encoding short-wave-sensitive opsin 1, with product MSDDDFYLFANGSVPGPWDGPQYHIAPPWAFYLQTAFMGLVFAVGTPLNAVVLLVTVRYQKLRQPLNYILVNISFSGFVSCIFSVFIVFVASWRGYFVFGKHVCALEAFVGTTGGLVTGWSLAFLAFERYIVICKPFGNFRFSSKHALMVVVATWAIGVGVGLPPFFGWSRYLPEGLQCSCGPDWYTVGTKYRSEYYTWFLFIFCFLVPLSLIIFSYSQLLSALRAVAAQQQESATTQKAEREVSRMVVVMVGSFCLCYVPYAALAMYMVNNRAHGIDLRLVTIPAFFSKSACVYNPIIYCFMNKQVGWGGL from the exons ATGTCGGACGACGACTTCTACCTCTTCGCCAACGGCTCGGTGCCGGGCCCTTGGGACGGCCCCCAGTACCACATCGCCCCCCCTTGGGCCTTCTACCTCCAGACGGCCTTCATGGGCCTGGTGTTCGCGGTGGGGACCCCGCTCAACGCCGTGGTGCTGCTGGTCACCGTGCGCTACCAGAAGCTCCGCCAACCCCTCAACTACATCCTGGTCAACATCTCCTTCAGCGGCTTCGTCTCCTGCATCTTCAGCGTCTTCATCGTCTTCGTGGCCAGCTGGCGGGGCTACTTCGTTTTCGGCAAGCACGTCTGCGCCCTCGAGGCCTTCGTGGGGACCACTGGGG GGTTGGTGACGGGCTGGTCCTTGGCCTTCCTGGCCTTCGAGCGCTACATCGTCATCTGCAAGCCCTTCGGCAACTTCCGCTTCAGCTCCAAGCACGCgctgatggtggtggtggccaCCTGGGCCATCGGGGTCGGCGTGGGCTTGCCGCCGTTCTTCGGGTGGAGCAG GTACCTGCCCGAGGGCCTGCAGTGCTCGTGCGGCCCCGACTGGTACACGGTGGGCACCAAGTACCGCAGCGAGTACTACACCTGgttcctcttcatcttctgcttcCTCGTGCCCCTCTCCCTCATCATCTTCTCCTACTCACAGCTGCTCAGCGCCCTGCGCGCC GTGGCGGCGCAGCAGCAGGAGTCGGCCACGACGCAGAAGGCGGAGCGGGAGGTGTCGCgcatggtggtggtgatggtgggcTCCTTCTGCCTGTGCTACGTGCCCTACGCCGCCCTCGCCATGTACATGGTCAACAACCGCGCCCACGGCATCGACCTGCGCCTCGTCACCATCCCCGCCTTCTTCTCCAAGAGCGCCTGCGTCTACAACCCCATCATCTACTGCTTCATGAACAAGcaggtgggctggggggggctaTAG